One Candidatus Atelocyanobacterium thalassa isolate ALOHA genomic window, GAGTTGAGTTAAATACAGAAGTATTAAACTTAAACGAATGTTTAGAGTTATCACTTAGTAATATTAAAGCTCTTTATAGAGAAAAACAGATACCTAGGATTGAAACTAAAAGTTTTTTAAATAATAGATTACCTTTAGTAAAAGCCGATGGAGAATGGTTAGTAGAAGTTCTAGCAAAGTTACTAGACAATGCATGTAAATTTACTAGCAAAGAAGGAAAAATAACCATAGAAATTAATCAAAATAGTCCTCATTATTTAGAAGTGACCATAGCAGATACTGGAAGAGGTATCGAAACCAAGAAATTAGAGACAATTTTTGATAGGTTTTATCAAGAAGAAGGAGCTTTAAGACGTAGTATCGGAGGAACAGGCTTGGGCTTAGCAATTTGTCGTCAAATAGTTCAAGGTTGGGATGGAGAAATTTGGGCAGAGTCTAAAGGTAAAGAACATGGTAGTCAGTTTCACTTTACAGTCCCCATACATTTGACATAACTTAATAATATTAAAAAATACAATTAATTTTTAGTTTATTTTGAAACTAAAAGCTTGAAATAAAAAAGACAGTGTGTTACGATACTATCTGGTATAAAGCGGACGTGGCGGAATTGGTAGACGCGCTAGATTTAGGTTCTAGTGTCCTTGGCGTGAGAGTTCGAGTCTCTCCGTCCGCATAATCGAAATCACTAGTAATTATTCTTCTTCATTAAAATCATTAATAGATAATTTTTCTATATTCCAGAATGCTCCTCTTAGTGAAGAGTAGTTAATATCTACAAAACGATTTTTAACTGCCGCAAAAGAATAAGGATTGACTAAATAAATAAACGGTAAATTTTCTGAGACTACTTCTTGTGCTTCTGCGTAAATTTTTTCTCTTTTTTCAAGAGAAAGTTCTTGAGAGCCAGCCACGTATAAATCTTCTATTCTTTTCTCCCATTCTGATACTGTCCTCCCAGTCAATGACTTTGAATTAGATTGTAATTCTTGATTAAACATATGGAGATTTCCATCTGTATACCAAACATTGGGGGAATGTGGTTCATTTCCTCCCGTAAATCCGATAATATTAGCTTCCCAATCCAAAGAGTTACTTAATTTATCTATTAATACATTAAAAGCAAGAGGGCTAAAATTAACCTTTATCCCTAATTCTCTTAAATCCTCTTTAATTTGTGCACCGATAGCTTCACGAACTTTATTTCCTGCATTAGTTATTAAATTAAATTCTACATAGTTACCATTTTTATCTAGTAAATTAGAATCTTTATCATATTTAAAACCTTCTTTTCGTAATAATTCTCTAGATTTCTCGATATCATAATCGTAACCTTTGATTGTTTCATCATAATAAGGAGATTGTATAGAAATCTGAGTATCTTGAAAACTTCCTAAGCCTCTATAAATATTATTTATTATTCGAGTTCTATTAATTCCGTAAGCAATGGCTTTTCTGAAATTTTTGTTATTAAACCAGCTTGATTTAATAGGATCTACCAAAGACTTTCCATCCCTTTTACCTTCATTAAGATTAAAAGACATAAAGTTAGTCCCATATGAAGGTCCTCCATTATAAATAGTGAAATTATTACGTTTTTCTTCTCTTTTCAAGAGAGAAAAATACTCTGGGGTAACACTAATGGAGTCTAAACTTCCAGATCTAAATTGTAACAATGCCGTATCAGTAGATTCTACAATTTCCCAAATAACATTCTCAATATTAGGCAATTGTGATCCTTTAGAATCTTTTTTCCAATAATAGGGATTTCTCTCAAAAATAATTCGCTGACTAGTGATATATTTTTTAATCTTAAAAGGACCATTAACAATAATATCTTCAGGAGAAGTATCAGTTCCCCAAGTCGATAAAAATTTGGGATTCCCCTTATCATCAATATTCTGCACGCTTTTAAGTAAGACGTGAGCAGGTAGTATAGGAAGTTGAGCGTTATCTAAGAAAGGGGCGAATGGTTCAGAGATTTTAAATTCAATACGTTGCTGATCAATTTTTCTTATGATTGGTAATTTTCCACTCTTTCCTACCCTGAAATTGTCTCGATAGTTATTAGGAATTTTTTTATTAAGATATAAATTATTATAAGTAAAAATAATATCATCCACAGTCAAATCTTCACCATCAGACCATTTAAGATTTTTCCTTAAGGTAAATATAATATTTAATTTATCATCAGAGATTTTCCAGGACTCTGCAAGTGCTGGTTCTTTTTTCCCAGTAATAGGATTTTCTGTAATTAACCCTTCATAGGTTAATGAAAAAATATTTGGAGATTCCTGAGATAAAATAGCGTTAAAAGTTTTAGGATCACTTAAAACAGATAAAACGACTTGATTCTTGTTAGTGTTTGTAACACAAGCATTGAGCTGTAATAAACATATACTGACTAAAACGATCAATAACCAACGCAGAAAAATAATATATTTTTTCTTGTACATTCTACTTAAGTGCTTGATTAAGAATATTATCTAGAATATTAATAAAATAAAGTTATGTAAATACAATAAAAAAATATATTTTTAAATAAGATTTCTTTTTATATAACTTTATTTTATTAATATCTAATACGAGGATCAATATAGGCATTGAGTAAGTCAACTAAAATACTTACTGAAACTACAATCACAGAAAAAAAGACCATAATTCCCTGAACTGTTGCGTAATCTCTTGCAGCTATTGCTTGATATAAGCTATTACCTAGTCCAGGCCAAGAAAAAGTCACTTCAGTTAAAACTGCACCACCTAATAAAGAAGAAAAAATTAGACCTAGAATAGTAACAACTGGGATAAGAGCATTCTTAAAAGCATAGACAAATAAAATTCTATATACAGGTATGCCACGAGCTTTTGCAGCTTCAACATATTTAGCCTTAAGAGTATGCTTAAGGTTCAACCTGACTATCCTTTCAAAGATACCACTTAGTAATAATCCTAAAGTGATACAAGGCAATATTAGGTGATAAATAGAAGTAAAAAATTGATAGACATCGCCATTTAGAATACTGTCTAAAGTATAAATTCCTGTTATTTTGCTAGGAGAGATTTTATCTACTGGAAAGCGAGTTCCGAGAGGAAGTAGCTTTAGTTGTACTGCAAAGATTAACTGAAAAACCATCCCTACCCAAAAAATTGGTAATGAATAAGATATTATTCCGAATAATCGACTAACTAGATCTACTGTAGTATTAGGATTTAATGCTGATATGATTCCTGCGGTTACACCAAGAATTATTGCCACAATCATACTATATAGTGTTAATTCAGCAGTAGCAGGGAAATGCTCCTTAATTATTTCCCATACAGGCTGTCCTTGGTTAACAATAGAAGTTCCTAAATTTAAAAGTAAAAGTTGGCCTAAATAATTTAAGTATTGTAGCCAGAGCGGCTGGTTTAATCCTAAAGTTTCTCTTAAGTTTTCTTTAGCAAATTCTGGAGCACGATTTCCTAAAATTGCATCAACTGGATCTCCTGTTGCTATTCTTAAAAGCAAAAATACTAGAGTGACTATTGTCCATATCATTAAAGGGGCAAGAAGTAAGCGAACAAGAACATAGTTTTGTATTGCTTTAAGACGAGACATTGCAGTAAATAATAGCAGGTATATTATGTATATTTTAAAGGCTTTAGTTTAATTTAGTCACTATTTAAAATGCTTAAGCTTTTTATTAATCAAGTTTAAAATGAAGAATCTAATTTTTATTTTTTTAATCAATATAGATTCAAATATTTTCTATAAAAATAATTAAACTATATACAACTCATACAAAATATATTTATTTACCTATAAAATCTTTAAAAAATATAGTGGTAATAGATAATAAATATAAATTTCGCATCTGAGATTGAGGAGATTAAATACATAATAAAAACTCATTTCATACACTATTTTATAAAGAATTTATTAGAACATCTTAAGTGAAAAACTAAAGACCAAAAGATAATCTAAGTTTTTGAATACTCATTAATAAATATATGAAGTTAAAGTAAATACTATAACTTTAAGTATGTCTGGTCTTTTATTTAATCTTAAATGAAGAAATTGACAAAAACAGTTAAAATATAAGACTAGTTTAAGATCTAGAGCAAGAAATTCACCTTTCGGTATGCTCCATGGCAGCATTTTTCAATAATAACTTTAAAGTTTTAATTCGTCCTTTAAAATATCAGGATCTTGATTGGCTAGAGACCCTAGATATTGAAACAATTCAAGTTCAACCAAGTTTAGGTTATATTTCTTTTCGAGAGGAATTAAAACAAACCAGATACTGGTTTAGATTAATAGAAATGTTTAATCAGTTTCCTAATTCTTTTAGAAACTACCGTAAAGTTTATATTGCAGAGTTACTGAGCATTTCTGGTGATCCAATATTAAAAGGATTTATTCACATCTCTCCTTTCAATATAAATTTAAGTACCTGGCGTATTGAAAGAATTATAGTTGTTTCAGATAAAAAACAATATGAAAAATTGAGCAATCCGAAAGAACTTGGAGCTCAATTATTACGCTACTGCCTAGGGATTATATGTGAGGCACGAACCTGGATTCTAGAAGTTGATATTAATAAAAATGACTTCTTGGCTTTATATCGTCAAAATGGTTTTCAGCCTTTAGCTAAACTTACTTATTGGGTACTAGATTCAGAACTACTATGGACTTTGTCACAAAAAAAAATAAATATCCCTAACCTCATGCCTGTTAGTAACTCTGATGCACATTTACTATGTCAATTAGATTGTGTATCTATGCCTCCTTTGTTACGTCAAGTTTTTGATCGTAATTCTGAAGATTTTAAACAATCTTTATTGGTATCAATATTTACAAAATGGCAACAGTGGTTCTTTAATAAGGAAATAGCCAAAGGTTATGTTTTTGAACCTCAACGAAAGATAGCAATTGGTTATTTTAAATTAGTTTTATCGAAAGATAATTCTCAATCACACCAAGCATACCTAACAATTCATCCTGCTTATGCTTGGCTTTATCCAAAGTTATTAGTGCAAGTAGCACAAATTGCCCAAAAATATCCTAATCAAAATTTAGAAATTGTATCAGCAGATTATCAACATGAAAGGGAAACTTATCTAAATGAACTTGGAGTAAATCGTACTAAGAGTACTTTATTAATGTCACGTTCTGTATGGCATAAGTTGAAAGAAGTTAAGACCAACGAACTTTATTTATCTGAAATGTTGCAAGGATTACATGTAAACCGGAGGAATCCTATTCCTGACAGATTTTTTTAAACTAAAATATTAATAAAGTTTGTCAAAAAGTTTATTATTAACTGTTCATATTTATACAAAGTAATCTAATAGTGAAATTTAAATATGGGGAAAATTTACATAACATTATATTTAAAGAAAAATATTACATATTATGTAAATCTTGTTGAATTATTGAGATAATATAAAGTCCTAATATTATTTTGGTGTTGAAATTTATTGTGTCTCAACTTACTCTTAATTTGGCTCAAGGATCTATAAAGTTTAATTTTCCTTTTGAAGCTGCACAAGCTTTAAAGGTAGAGATTGATAATTTAATGCAAAAGCTAAAAATAGTTGCATCTAAAATTAATAATGGAGAACAAAAAAAAGCAGAAGAATCCTTAGACTATCAGTATATAGGAGAAGTATTTATAGAAATTTTTTGCAATCCAAACATTTATCCTACCCCATTTGCCGCGAAAGTATTACTTACTATTCGAGATGACAAAATTCGTTTTAGTACAGAAACAGAATTGACTCGAATTGTTGATGATTTAAGACAATATTTTGAACAATTGAATTAATTAATAATATGGGTAACCAATGATATGGTCTACCCATATTATTAGTTAATTTTTTTAGCAATAATAGTTAACTAATTATTATTTTTGATATCAAGTAGAATAATATTTGGACCTGATTTAGTGATAACTTATAAATTAGTTTCTTTTTTAAAAATGGAATTCAAGGCCTCGCTTAAAGTTTTTGCCATAACAACTTGATTTTCATAGACAACTATTACTCTAACTAAAGTTGGCAAACTATTTTTTTTAGCTTCTAAGTATAATGGTTCAACATAAAGTAGTGACTGCTCTTTGAAAAAAGGAATTACTAAAAGATTTCCTTGTATTACTTGTGATTTTTGTCTACTCCATAAAGAGATTTGTTGAGAAATAACTGGATCTTGACTGATCAATGCCTCTACTTGCTCTGGACCGTAGACAATTCTTTGCTTAGGTAGTCTAAATAAAAGCATTTCACCATAGTTATTTTCATCTGAACGGGCAAATAATCCAGCAACTAAATTATTACGACTAGTAGGAGTATAAACATTAAATAACATAAATTCTGGTGTATCGTTTGTCAGACTCATTAGTAAGTAATAAGGTTCTACTGGTTGCTGATTTTCTCCATAAATTTCTTGAGGAATTCGCCACTGATCTTCTCGGTTATAAAAAACTTTAGGATCTGTCATATGATAAGTTAATAACCTTTCTGATTGAGCATTAAACATATCTTTTGGATAGCGTATATGGTCTTTTATAGAAATAGGGATTTCTTGAAATGGTTTAAAAAGATTCGGAAATATTCTATTCCATGTTTTAATTAGCGGATCATCTGGATCAATAACATAAAAGCTAATATCTCCATCATAAGCATCAATAACAATTTTTACTGAATTACGAATATAGTTAAAGGGAAAATCTCCTGGTTCAGAATAAGGATAACGATTACTAGTTGTATAAGCATCGATCATCCAATACAATTTTGCCTTTTCTAGTTTATTATTTTTTGCTTGTACTTCAGTTGTTACCAAATAAGGATCATTGTCAAAAAGAAGGAATGGGGCAATTTTTCTTATTCTTTGGTTAATATTACGTCGGAATATCAGTCGAGTATCTGGAGTAAAATTATGAGTGAAGATCATTTGCCAATCTCTTAAATAATTAGCAAATAAAATCTTTCTAGCCCAATTTTTGATTTTAATTCCTCCCTTGCCATCATAGGTATTATAGACATTGTCTTGTCCACTAGGAAAATCTAATTCTTGGACCTCTGTATTAGTCATAATATATGTATTAGTTGATTCTCCAAAATAAATTCTAGGATTATCAATAGAAGTATTGTCTTCTGAGTTTTCAAAAGTTTTTTCATTTAATATTTTGTTGTTTGTATTGATATTTTGTACGGAATAAAATGGTAATCCGCCTTCATCTACTTTATTTACTGGCGACAAAGTAAATCCGTAGCCATGTGTATATACTAAATGTTCATTAACCCAAGTTTTTGCAGGTTTTGGAACTTCTTCATAATCCAATTCTCGAGCCGCAATTAAAACCTGTTCTTTTACGATTTTAGATAAATTATCATTTTCTTCTAATGATATTGAGTAACGATCAATATCTGCATCATTAAATTTATAATAAGGTCGGAGTTGTTGTAGCTGACGATTAGTTTGTAATAAAGGACGAGGATCCCATAAACGAATATTATTGATAGTGAGACGGTTTTCGTCTAAAAATTTCTCAGTTAAGTTTCCAGTTCCATCAAAAGTTTTAATTCTTATCTTATCAAGATTAAAAGCACGTCGAGTTGAGGCGATATTGCGTTTAATATAAGGAATTTCTTGTGCTAATTCATTAGGTTCTACAATTAAACTTTGTATAACCTCTTGACCAAACCAGGTCATAGGCAAAATAGCTATATACAAAAATAATGGAGTGTAATAAAAAATACTTTTTGCATTACTTGTCATTCCTCGAAGTAATAATAGTAAAGATAAAATAGTTGCTATTATTGCTGTTAGCGTATAAACAGGGATAAGAAAATAAACATCAGTATAGCTAGCTCCAAAAACAACTCCTTTAGTCGAGTATAGTAATTCATATCTAGCTAACCAATGATGAAATGCAATAACTAATACAAGTAAGCTACTTAAGGTAAATATATGACGCAATTGTTTCTGAGAAAATCCTGGGAAAATACCATGTCCTATGCTATTTGCTGCCATAAGATAAGTTAGGACAACCGAAATCAAGCCAAATAAGAACAAACCACTTAACCAAAAATCAATTAACTTCCAAAATGGGAAACTAAAAGTATAAAAACTAATATCTTTACCAAATTGAGGATCAGCTTCACCAAAAGGAACAGAATATAAATATTGTAAAACTCTAGACCAATTACTAGATAATATAAGACCTAATGTAAAACCAAAAATCAAAGATGTTACTCTAAAAAAAAGTTTTACATTGTATAAAACTAAAATTATAGTTAGTCCAATAATCCCAATTTTCCATAATTGGTTTAATTCTTGAAATATAAACTTAAAATTAAAATCTAGAAAAGATAAAGAAGGAAGAGTTGGTATCTCATTTTGTAAAGGGAAATTAAATATCCAAGAATTATAGGCAATTTGACAAAAATATGTAAGCATAAACCCTACAATTCCCCCTAACGCCATAACAATCAAAATTAGATGCAATAATCCTAGAGAAAAACAAGGAGGAGAAGAATCAAGTTGTATAAATTGAGATTTTTTTTTAGGATATATCTTGTGATTTTGAAAAGAGTCACTCCATTTATCATGTTCTGCTTGGTTTAAATTTTTAAATAAAAACCATATAGAAAAGCTGCTGATGAATATTAACAAATTTAGCTTCCAAAAAAGCTGTTTTAAAAAAACTTCTAGATAGCCTACTTCTTCAAACCAAAATTTTTCTACAATAATATAAGAAAATAATTCACAAAGACATCCAATGATTAGTATAGATAAACCAGATTGAATAAAAAAACGTTTTGAAAGTTTTAACATTGTATAAAAATTAGAGTTTTAAATACAGGAATTACAAATCACGAAGGAAGTTAAGATTAATTTTCTTATTTGTGTTTTAGTATATAGTGCCTATAAATAATATGTTAGTGCCTAATTATTTATATAAGAATGAGATACAGCTTACTAATATATCTAGTAGATTATAAGTTTTACAACTTATCTTGGTAAAGTTACTATAAAAACTGACTGATATTCAATGAAGGTAATACCTTAATATACAAACAGATAAATTTTTAAAGATTTAAATTATTGAAGTAATTTTTATTGATAATGAGCTATGTATAGCTGCATATTATAATTAATCGTACAAACATAAAAAATATAAATCATACTTTATAGAAAAATTTTCCATAAAATATGATTTATATTTTTTAAATAACTTTAAAATAATCTTTCTATGTAATAGAAATACAATACATAAGATTAGTCTAAAAAAGCTAAAGCGTCCTGAATTGTTTTGTTATAAATTATTCGTCCTGCTGTAGTGCGAATAAATTGAGAAAGAATTTCTCCGTTTAGTTCTCTGACCTTACGTTCTCTGTAATATTTTATTATACTACCATCTTCAGAAGTTTCTGTTTTTATTACTTCTTTATCTGGTTTGTCTGTAATAACCTCTTCATAGGGATCTTCACATCGAAGCCAAATATAAGCATGTAAATCAATATTACCTTGCTCATAAGCTTTAATAGCATCTTCAAAATTAGCGAAATATCTTCCTCCCCCTTTTTGGGCGTCAGGATTTTCTGCTGTAAGATAATAACATCCAAGAACCATATCTTGCGAAGGAGCAACAATGGGGGCTCCTGTAGCTGGTGATAGAATGTTATGACAAGCTAGCATTAGTAATCTTGCTTCTGCTTGAGATTCTAACGATAAAGGAACATGAACTGCCATTTGATCACCATCAAAATCAGCATTAAATGCTGGACAAACCAAAGGATGTAACTGAATAGCTCTTCCTTCAACTAAAATTGGTTCAAATGCTTGAATTCCCAAGCGATGCAAAGTAGGAGCACGGTTAAGTAAAACAGGATGTCCCGCAATTACTTCTTTTAGAACATTCCAGATACTAGAATCACCCTTAATGATAAGCTTTTTAGCAGCTTTAATATTATTTACTAAGCCTAAACGTATTAGACGATGAATTACAAAAGGTTGAAATAATTCGATAGCCATTTCACGAGGTAATCCGCATT contains:
- a CDS encoding ABC transporter substrate-binding protein, coding for MYKKKYIIFLRWLLIVLVSICLLQLNACVTNTNKNQVVLSVLSDPKTFNAILSQESPNIFSLTYEGLITENPITGKKEPALAESWKISDDKLNIIFTLRKNLKWSDGEDLTVDDIIFTYNNLYLNKKIPNNYRDNFRVGKSGKLPIIRKIDQQRIEFKISEPFAPFLDNAQLPILPAHVLLKSVQNIDDKGNPKFLSTWGTDTSPEDIIVNGPFKIKKYITSQRIIFERNPYYWKKDSKGSQLPNIENVIWEIVESTDTALLQFRSGSLDSISVTPEYFSLLKREEKRNNFTIYNGGPSYGTNFMSFNLNEGKRDGKSLVDPIKSSWFNNKNFRKAIAYGINRTRIINNIYRGLGSFQDTQISIQSPYYDETIKGYDYDIEKSRELLRKEGFKYDKDSNLLDKNGNYVEFNLITNAGNKVREAIGAQIKEDLRELGIKVNFSPLAFNVLIDKLSNSLDWEANIIGFTGGNEPHSPNVWYTDGNLHMFNQELQSNSKSLTGRTVSEWEKRIEDLYVAGSQELSLEKREKIYAEAQEVVSENLPFIYLVNPYSFAAVKNRFVDINYSSLRGAFWNIEKLSINDFNEEE
- a CDS encoding ABC transporter permease, giving the protein MSRLKAIQNYVLVRLLLAPLMIWTIVTLVFLLLRIATGDPVDAILGNRAPEFAKENLRETLGLNQPLWLQYLNYLGQLLLLNLGTSIVNQGQPVWEIIKEHFPATAELTLYSMIVAIILGVTAGIISALNPNTTVDLVSRLFGIISYSLPIFWVGMVFQLIFAVQLKLLPLGTRFPVDKISPSKITGIYTLDSILNGDVYQFFTSIYHLILPCITLGLLLSGIFERIVRLNLKHTLKAKYVEAAKARGIPVYRILFVYAFKNALIPVVTILGLIFSSLLGGAVLTEVTFSWPGLGNSLYQAIAARDYATVQGIMVFFSVIVVSVSILVDLLNAYIDPRIRY
- a CDS encoding UPF0182 family protein, producing MLKLSKRFFIQSGLSILIIGCLCELFSYIIVEKFWFEEVGYLEVFLKQLFWKLNLLIFISSFSIWFLFKNLNQAEHDKWSDSFQNHKIYPKKKSQFIQLDSSPPCFSLGLLHLILIVMALGGIVGFMLTYFCQIAYNSWIFNFPLQNEIPTLPSLSFLDFNFKFIFQELNQLWKIGIIGLTIILVLYNVKLFFRVTSLIFGFTLGLILSSNWSRVLQYLYSVPFGEADPQFGKDISFYTFSFPFWKLIDFWLSGLFLFGLISVVLTYLMAANSIGHGIFPGFSQKQLRHIFTLSSLLVLVIAFHHWLARYELLYSTKGVVFGASYTDVYFLIPVYTLTAIIATILSLLLLLRGMTSNAKSIFYYTPLFLYIAILPMTWFGQEVIQSLIVEPNELAQEIPYIKRNIASTRRAFNLDKIRIKTFDGTGNLTEKFLDENRLTINNIRLWDPRPLLQTNRQLQQLRPYYKFNDADIDRYSISLEENDNLSKIVKEQVLIAARELDYEEVPKPAKTWVNEHLVYTHGYGFTLSPVNKVDEGGLPFYSVQNINTNNKILNEKTFENSEDNTSIDNPRIYFGESTNTYIMTNTEVQELDFPSGQDNVYNTYDGKGGIKIKNWARKILFANYLRDWQMIFTHNFTPDTRLIFRRNINQRIRKIAPFLLFDNDPYLVTTEVQAKNNKLEKAKLYWMIDAYTTSNRYPYSEPGDFPFNYIRNSVKIVIDAYDGDISFYVIDPDDPLIKTWNRIFPNLFKPFQEIPISIKDHIRYPKDMFNAQSERLLTYHMTDPKVFYNREDQWRIPQEIYGENQQPVEPYYLLMSLTNDTPEFMLFNVYTPTSRNNLVAGLFARSDENNYGEMLLFRLPKQRIVYGPEQVEALISQDPVISQQISLWSRQKSQVIQGNLLVIPFFKEQSLLYVEPLYLEAKKNSLPTLVRVIVVYENQVVMAKTLSEALNSIFKKETNL